A single window of Desulfobotulus pelophilus DNA harbors:
- a CDS encoding protein kinase domain-containing protein, with protein sequence MRKIGKYQITGELGRGGMGRVLKVRHPEIFRILAAKVFAPHPFLISSVGEKRLHSMFIEEARKMATLSHPNIAGVEDLHCGETTFYTMPCYSRSLGMVMGENAEMEAPCRSLDPGSALHFLHQLLTGLHCLHFHRIIHRDIKPWNLLLDDEDRLILGDFGLSRLRGETTGTPENIKVGSPWYAPPEQEENADSADERSDIYAASMVFYRMLTGVFPLEKSSSDLLPAPTELWQAFLEKGLACDPSLRFPNVEKMLEALDVLGLSWRRFREKECSIYFHSEETTRQLSAELRQKPLRTGVRGPLHHMLGADALYRPVRMTHNQFRSEPDTGLIYDAATGLLWEKSGSPFPLNRRDADQWIEMLNKKSDKHGGCWRLPTVPELFSITRRTMTPSEYCMEYPFNPRQAWVWTADDRSYVSSWFVDILRGFTAPMDRDGHCYVKGVCGPFSEPAKPF encoded by the coding sequence GTGCGAAAAATCGGGAAATATCAGATCACTGGAGAGCTGGGACGGGGAGGCATGGGCCGGGTTTTAAAGGTTCGTCACCCGGAAATTTTCCGAATCCTTGCTGCAAAAGTATTTGCCCCCCATCCTTTTCTTATCTCTTCTGTGGGGGAAAAACGGCTGCACTCCATGTTTATTGAGGAAGCCCGTAAAATGGCCACGCTGTCCCATCCTAATATTGCTGGCGTGGAAGATCTCCACTGTGGAGAAACCACCTTTTATACCATGCCCTGCTACTCAAGAAGTCTTGGTATGGTAATGGGAGAAAACGCCGAAATGGAGGCACCCTGCAGGTCGCTGGACCCTGGTTCCGCCCTGCATTTTTTGCATCAACTCCTTACGGGGCTGCATTGTTTGCATTTTCACCGCATCATACACAGAGATATCAAACCGTGGAATCTTCTTCTGGATGATGAGGACAGGCTCATTCTGGGCGATTTCGGCCTGAGCCGCCTGCGCGGAGAAACCACGGGAACACCGGAAAACATCAAGGTCGGCTCACCATGGTATGCACCTCCTGAGCAGGAGGAGAATGCGGACAGTGCTGATGAACGATCTGACATATATGCAGCTTCCATGGTTTTTTACCGCATGCTGACCGGAGTTTTTCCGCTGGAAAAATCGTCATCCGACCTCCTTCCTGCTCCCACAGAACTCTGGCAGGCCTTTCTGGAAAAAGGGCTTGCCTGCGATCCGTCCCTTCGATTTCCAAATGTGGAAAAGATGCTGGAGGCTCTGGATGTTCTGGGATTATCATGGAGGCGCTTTCGGGAAAAAGAATGTTCCATTTATTTTCATTCAGAAGAAACCACAAGACAACTGTCTGCTGAACTCAGGCAAAAGCCCCTTCGCACAGGGGTTCGGGGGCCCCTGCACCATATGCTGGGAGCCGATGCTCTTTATCGCCCGGTCCGAATGACGCATAATCAATTTCGATCAGAACCAGACACCGGCCTCATTTACGATGCCGCCACAGGTCTTTTGTGGGAAAAGTCCGGAAGTCCATTTCCCCTGAACCGGCGGGATGCTGATCAATGGATAGAAATGCTGAATAAAAAATCAGACAAGCATGGCGGATGCTGGCGCTTGCCAACGGTTCCGGAACTTTTTTCCATCACCCGCCGGACCATGACCCCTTCCGAATACTGCATGGAGTACCCCTTTAATCCTCGCCAGGCATGGGTGTGGACGGCCGATGACCGAA